TGACAGGTGAAAAAAGAAGGGTCATTAAGAGAATTGACAGAATCAGTCTGTTCATTTCGTCATCCTTTCAGAAGTCTCACCTTCAACCACCATCAGATCACCGAAATAAAGACAATACGCTTCAAGATTATCATCTATATAGAATTTCTGGAATTCATGCGGAGGAAGGTCTGCAAGTTCGGCCCGGTCCACATATGGAGGAAGGATCATGACAATGTTCGGAGTGATCTCCAGGACCTTCTCCAGCAATCGATCCGCCGGTGGCCTGGTGTTCGAATCTTTGAACCGGTATACATGGTCCTTCCCTGTGACTGCCCAGTCGGGATCGAGAAAAGCTGCGTCAATTCCGAGGTCTGGCGACAGAATGGTCTCGTCAAGTGCGCTGCCTTGAATAAATGTCACTTTACCGGTCAGGCCGGCCATCTCGATATTTCCGGTAGCTGCCCGCTGGTGGTACGGATCGATATCTATCGTCACGACACGCTTCGCTTCTCGTGCCAGAGCGATCGTAGAGAATCCGCCTCCGGTGCATGTCTCCAAAACGGTCTTTCCCCTGAAACGGACAGCTATCTTCTCTGCGAAGCGGTAATCGATCCCCATAAGGTATAGATTGTCATCGACGATGAAATCTCCACCTAATTTGTGCTTGATCCGTTCGGGGTCCATATTATGGCCGCACCCTGTTATTCGAATATTTTGTAATCATCTGGTCTCTCAACTCTGAATAGATCCCATGGATCTTTTCCATGCGATCCAGTGTTATCCCGGTAAGGTATTTCGCGGCCTTTTTCGGACTC
This Candidatus Latescibacterota bacterium DNA region includes the following protein-coding sequences:
- a CDS encoding RsmD family RNA methyltransferase; this encodes MDPERIKHKLGGDFIVDDNLYLMGIDYRFAEKIAVRFRGKTVLETCTGGGFSTIALAREAKRVVTIDIDPYHQRAATGNIEMAGLTGKVTFIQGSALDETILSPDLGIDAAFLDPDWAVTGKDHVYRFKDSNTRPPADRLLEKVLEITPNIVMILPPYVDRAELADLPPHEFQKFYIDDNLEAYCLYFGDLMVVEGETSERMTK